The following coding sequences lie in one Polluticoccus soli genomic window:
- a CDS encoding S41 family peptidase, translating to MKFDNIKAGLKRVKGFSIGVVSAVVIMLFLQAKTTDSYFEISKNLDIFTTIFKELNTFYVDPIEPGKLVKTGIDAMLEDLDPYTNYITESDIEEYEFQTTGKYGGIGATMRKKDDAIIVGDVHEAGPAQKAGVHPGDQLLMIDSHVIKGKNTDDISVLLKGSPGTQVSLKVKDAYTGQESVKIVTRGEIEVSSVPFAGLVGPANNIAYVRLTQFTPGCSRLVRSALDSLKKAQPNLKGVVMDLRNNPGGLLDEAVSICNLFVDRGQLVVSTKGKMPEWDKDFNTMGAPWDTKIPLTVLVNSSSASASEIVAGTTQDLDRGVVIGERSYGKGLVQVTRPLGYNARLKLTTAKYYTPSGRCIQAVDYASRNPDGSVGKIPDSLKKEFRTKSGRKVLSGGGVEPDVNVEDEPYSKLAIALYTKNYMFDYATQYATTHKTIAPAGAFALSKDDFNEFAKWLGNKDYSYKSETEIALDSLKEVAVREKYFEAMKPEYAAVQNKLTHDKKQDLMKHQDEISRFLENEIISRYYFLRGRIEHSLRSDDDLKKAIALIEQPTQYQALLVPRKAN from the coding sequence ATGAAATTTGATAATATCAAGGCTGGGCTGAAAAGGGTTAAGGGTTTTTCTATAGGTGTTGTATCAGCGGTAGTTATTATGTTGTTTTTGCAGGCCAAAACAACAGATTCGTACTTCGAAATATCTAAAAACCTCGACATTTTTACCACCATATTTAAAGAACTGAATACGTTTTACGTAGATCCTATTGAACCTGGAAAATTGGTAAAAACCGGCATTGATGCGATGCTGGAGGACCTTGACCCGTATACCAATTATATTACAGAATCAGATATTGAAGAATATGAGTTCCAGACAACCGGCAAATACGGCGGTATTGGCGCTACTATGAGGAAAAAAGATGATGCGATCATTGTGGGTGATGTGCATGAAGCCGGCCCGGCCCAGAAAGCTGGTGTACACCCTGGCGATCAACTGTTAATGATCGATAGCCACGTAATTAAAGGCAAAAACACGGACGATATCAGCGTATTGCTGAAAGGTAGCCCTGGTACTCAAGTAAGCCTGAAAGTCAAAGACGCTTATACCGGGCAGGAATCAGTAAAGATCGTTACTCGGGGCGAAATTGAAGTTTCGAGCGTGCCTTTTGCCGGACTGGTTGGTCCCGCTAATAATATTGCATACGTGAGGCTGACCCAGTTCACTCCCGGCTGCAGCAGGCTGGTACGCAGCGCGCTGGACAGCCTGAAAAAAGCACAACCTAACCTGAAAGGTGTGGTAATGGATCTGCGCAATAACCCCGGCGGCCTGCTGGATGAAGCTGTAAGCATCTGTAACCTGTTTGTAGACAGGGGACAGTTGGTAGTGAGCACCAAAGGCAAAATGCCTGAGTGGGACAAAGATTTTAACACGATGGGTGCGCCATGGGATACCAAAATACCACTGACTGTACTGGTGAATAGTTCGTCTGCGTCGGCATCTGAAATTGTTGCGGGCACTACACAAGATCTTGATCGTGGTGTTGTGATTGGGGAGCGTTCTTATGGTAAAGGACTGGTACAAGTAACTAGACCACTCGGCTACAATGCCCGTCTCAAACTGACCACAGCGAAATATTACACGCCGAGCGGTCGTTGTATACAAGCGGTAGATTATGCCTCGCGCAACCCTGACGGTAGTGTTGGCAAGATACCCGATTCGTTGAAAAAAGAATTCAGGACCAAAAGCGGTAGGAAAGTATTGAGCGGCGGCGGTGTGGAGCCCGATGTGAATGTAGAGGACGAACCTTACAGTAAACTGGCTATTGCGCTGTATACGAAGAACTACATGTTTGACTATGCAACACAGTATGCCACTACGCATAAAACGATCGCCCCTGCGGGTGCGTTCGCTCTGTCGAAAGACGACTTCAATGAGTTTGCAAAATGGCTGGGTAATAAGGACTATTCTTACAAATCAGAAACCGAAATAGCACTCGACTCGCTGAAAGAAGTAGCGGTGCGCGAAAAATATTTCGAGGCAATGAAACCGGAATATGCAGCGGTGCAAAACAAATTGACCCACGATAAAAAGCAGGATCTGATGAAGCACCAGGATGAAATATCCCGCTTCCTAGAGAACGAGATCATATCAAGATACTACTTCCTGAGGGGACGCATAGAGCATAGCCTTAGATCAGACGACGACCTGAAAAAGGCAATTGCACTTATAGAACAGCCAACACAATACCAGGCTTTGTTGGTGCCACGCAAGGCCAACTAA
- a CDS encoding PstS family phosphate ABC transporter substrate-binding protein codes for MGRLYKILPVVLALHLSACTDNEKNKPTDTLTTGNIEISVDETYKPIIEEHLKVFDSSFPDGHITAHYKPESECIKDFMDGKARLILVTRDLSKNEREVLEANKVVATALPVAKDAVAVILNKDVVDTMLDVSAIRGILTGVYSKKYTVVFDHQGSSTVRYMMDSLIPGEKLGSGVFAAKSNEEVIAYVAKNPDAIGFIGVSYVSDFSDPEGLAFINNVKIASIWHDSLREAFKPYQAYIAQGSYPMTRSLYYINRETYPGLGTGFANFLSKERGQLIFKQARLFPLRSNIVLREAEVNR; via the coding sequence ATGGGAAGGCTTTATAAGATATTACCCGTAGTTCTCGCTCTTCATTTATCTGCTTGCACCGATAATGAAAAGAATAAACCTACTGATACGCTGACAACCGGTAACATAGAGATATCAGTTGACGAAACATATAAGCCCATCATTGAAGAACACCTCAAGGTTTTCGACAGCAGTTTTCCTGATGGACATATCACAGCGCATTACAAGCCCGAGTCTGAATGTATCAAAGACTTCATGGATGGTAAGGCGAGGCTGATATTGGTAACAAGAGATCTTTCGAAAAATGAGCGCGAGGTACTCGAGGCAAATAAAGTAGTGGCTACTGCGCTGCCCGTTGCTAAAGATGCCGTTGCCGTGATACTAAATAAAGACGTGGTGGACACGATGCTTGACGTAAGTGCCATACGCGGTATACTCACCGGTGTTTACTCGAAGAAATACACCGTAGTGTTCGATCACCAGGGCTCCAGCACTGTAAGGTATATGATGGACTCACTGATACCAGGCGAGAAACTGGGTTCCGGTGTGTTTGCTGCTAAAAGTAACGAAGAAGTGATAGCTTATGTGGCAAAGAACCCGGATGCGATCGGTTTCATTGGCGTGAGTTATGTAAGTGATTTTTCAGACCCCGAGGGTCTGGCATTCATCAACAACGTAAAGATCGCGTCGATATGGCACGACTCGCTACGCGAAGCCTTCAAACCCTACCAGGCTTACATAGCGCAGGGATCATACCCGATGACGCGCAGCCTGTACTACATTAACCGCGAAACATACCCCGGTCTTGGAACCGGTTTTGCCAACTTCCTTTCAAAAGAAAGAGGACAACTGATATTTAAACAAGCAAGATTATTCCCGCTGCGTAGCAACATAGTATTGAGAGAGGCAGAGGTAAATCGTTAA
- a CDS encoding SGNH/GDSL hydrolase family protein, with protein sequence MKKLYIFCLAVSGLAACKPKLEPEKPEAGQLQLSRYLAVGSSFTAGFSDGTLTKTGQNFSFPNMLAEQFGLVGGGEFKQPLLPGDNGYPNPKLVLAARRGPCDTNTSITAVRYTGALDSSNSSNSVAIGGPYNNTGIPGIRAVDYIKSGYASEPSGNRFARRFFANLGARPIDEVTRVNSTFFSLWIGSEDVLGYATGGGKESAIQLSGVTEFAAAYDSVVTNLVKKGAKGVAMNIPDITSMPFFTTIPGKFVNLTRRQADDLNATNTMTFVRFNEGANYPVIQDGADLRLLVEGEMVLLSLPMDSVKCAGWGTKKPIPGNYVLTLAEIAAAQKATDDFNVIINTVNKAKNIATVDMFGYFKTIQSGVAFNGISYNANFINGSFFSLDGIHPSARGYALVANAIIREINLFYGAKISSVDANKFPGVKFP encoded by the coding sequence ATGAAAAAGCTATATATCTTTTGTTTGGCGGTAAGCGGCCTGGCTGCATGTAAACCAAAACTGGAACCTGAGAAACCAGAGGCCGGCCAGCTGCAGCTGTCGCGATATCTTGCGGTTGGTAGTTCATTTACTGCGGGATTTTCTGATGGAACGCTTACCAAGACTGGGCAAAATTTTTCTTTCCCCAATATGCTGGCTGAGCAATTTGGCCTGGTAGGTGGAGGAGAATTCAAGCAACCGCTGCTGCCTGGAGACAACGGTTACCCTAATCCTAAATTGGTACTTGCCGCAAGACGTGGCCCTTGTGATACCAATACGAGCATAACTGCAGTTCGTTACACAGGTGCGCTTGATTCTTCCAACAGCTCTAACAGCGTAGCAATAGGTGGTCCATATAATAACACAGGGATCCCCGGCATACGAGCCGTCGATTATATCAAATCCGGTTATGCATCTGAACCATCGGGCAATCGTTTCGCACGCAGGTTTTTTGCCAACCTTGGCGCCCGCCCGATAGATGAAGTAACGCGCGTTAATTCTACCTTCTTCTCTTTGTGGATAGGTAGCGAAGATGTGCTGGGCTATGCAACCGGTGGTGGTAAAGAATCAGCTATACAGTTGTCAGGAGTTACCGAATTTGCCGCTGCTTACGACAGCGTTGTAACCAACCTGGTTAAAAAAGGTGCAAAAGGTGTTGCAATGAATATTCCTGATATCACCTCTATGCCATTCTTTACTACGATACCTGGTAAATTTGTTAACCTGACCCGCAGGCAGGCAGATGATCTGAACGCAACGAATACAATGACGTTTGTACGTTTTAATGAAGGCGCTAACTATCCGGTGATACAGGATGGTGCTGATCTTCGTTTATTGGTAGAGGGTGAAATGGTGTTGCTCTCGCTGCCGATGGATTCAGTAAAATGTGCAGGCTGGGGTACTAAAAAGCCAATACCCGGGAACTATGTGCTGACGCTTGCTGAGATCGCTGCCGCCCAAAAAGCGACAGATGATTTCAATGTCATCATTAATACTGTGAATAAGGCAAAGAACATCGCTACTGTCGATATGTTCGGTTATTTCAAAACGATACAATCGGGTGTTGCGTTCAATGGCATCAGCTATAACGCAAACTTTATTAACGGTTCATTCTTCTCATTAGATGGTATTCATCCTTCAGCCCGTGGTTATGCGCTGGTGGCAAACGCGATCATCCGGGAGATAAACCTTTTCTACGGCGCGAAAATATCATCGGTGGATGCAAACAAATTCCCTGGCGTTAAATTCCCTTAA
- a CDS encoding tetratricopeptide repeat protein, whose amino-acid sequence MKKQVLMMAAVAFTVSVSAQSLQEGIKMYHYERYESAKKQLTTLAATDPVANYYLGLSELKSGNVDNAATIFSKYPENYANIAGTAMVNFAKGKTSEGTQIAQGLAAKAKKKEWEQLKFAADAITNSPNSNKQLAIDWYKEVLARNGNNATSELLIAMGDAYQEIPGGGGQAQTSYEKASEKDAKNSLAFSRQGKLWYDARNYDLALGTWKKASDADPENPLPYRDLAQAYAASGKYDLALQNVEKYYERSDKTLADKASYADILFLSKNYDRAAQMAQEIINAGMNTPRVYGLLGFAQYNMKDSLSKVNAIKNTRVYIEKYDKKVPASDYITFGRMFLTTNQPDSAEVYFNKALALDTTGAAKIGTYREIAEAFRVGKNWKKSAEWYTKVIALPEANATDYFWAGAMYYYDNNYADAGKMFETMETKFPDQPSATYWRGRVAAAIDNEAKEGKAEAFYTKWLDKVGPTYDKKADLMQAYQYLFLLSYNKNDKDAMKKYRDLILAIDPKNELVKQIDAAAKKS is encoded by the coding sequence ATGAAAAAACAGGTCTTAATGATGGCTGCAGTAGCGTTCACCGTTTCAGTGAGTGCGCAGTCGTTACAGGAAGGGATCAAGATGTACCACTACGAGCGCTATGAAAGTGCAAAGAAACAACTTACAACTCTTGCGGCAACTGACCCGGTGGCCAACTACTACCTGGGCCTTTCCGAATTGAAGAGTGGTAATGTTGACAACGCAGCTACGATCTTCTCTAAATATCCGGAGAACTACGCAAATATTGCAGGTACTGCGATGGTAAACTTTGCAAAAGGTAAAACATCAGAAGGTACCCAGATAGCACAGGGCCTTGCTGCGAAAGCAAAAAAGAAAGAATGGGAACAGTTGAAATTTGCAGCAGATGCGATCACCAACTCTCCTAACAGCAATAAACAACTGGCGATAGATTGGTACAAAGAAGTGTTGGCCCGTAATGGCAACAACGCAACTTCTGAACTGCTGATCGCTATGGGTGATGCTTACCAGGAAATACCAGGTGGCGGTGGCCAGGCACAAACCAGCTACGAAAAAGCTTCTGAAAAAGATGCTAAGAACTCACTGGCATTTTCTCGCCAGGGTAAGCTGTGGTACGATGCCCGCAACTACGATCTCGCACTGGGCACATGGAAAAAGGCTAGCGATGCTGATCCTGAAAACCCGCTACCTTACCGCGACCTCGCACAGGCTTATGCAGCTTCAGGTAAATATGACCTGGCACTGCAGAACGTAGAGAAATACTACGAGCGTTCTGATAAAACACTGGCAGATAAAGCAAGTTATGCTGACATCCTGTTCCTGTCTAAAAACTACGACAGGGCGGCGCAAATGGCGCAGGAGATCATCAATGCCGGTATGAACACACCACGTGTTTATGGTCTGCTCGGCTTTGCCCAGTACAACATGAAAGACTCTCTTTCTAAAGTAAATGCTATTAAGAATACCCGCGTGTATATCGAGAAGTACGACAAAAAAGTACCTGCTTCAGATTACATCACCTTTGGTAGGATGTTCCTGACCACAAACCAGCCCGACTCAGCAGAAGTATACTTCAACAAAGCGCTGGCTTTGGATACAACTGGTGCTGCTAAGATCGGTACGTATCGTGAGATCGCTGAAGCTTTCCGTGTTGGCAAGAACTGGAAGAAATCGGCTGAATGGTATACAAAGGTTATTGCGCTTCCTGAGGCCAATGCTACAGACTACTTCTGGGCAGGTGCCATGTACTACTACGACAATAACTACGCTGATGCAGGTAAGATGTTTGAGACAATGGAAACAAAATTCCCTGATCAACCATCAGCTACTTACTGGCGCGGTCGTGTAGCAGCAGCTATCGATAACGAAGCTAAGGAAGGTAAAGCCGAAGCTTTCTACACAAAATGGTTGGATAAAGTTGGCCCGACTTATGACAAGAAAGCTGACCTGATGCAAGCATATCAATACCTGTTCCTGCTGTCTTACAACAAGAACGATAAGGATGCGATGAAAAAATATCGTGACCTGATCCTTGCCATCGATCCCAAAAATGAGCTGGTAAAGCAAATAGATGCTGCAGCGAAGAAATCGTAA
- a CDS encoding leucine-rich repeat domain-containing protein, whose protein sequence is MLHRLYLLVAMMLSCIAAMAGGVYNNWDEALADRSQVRAIKIRFSSTDSIPDILDKFPRLEELVLSNNNIRSLPPSLYKCKNLKKLILLRNKLESVPDDIGKLEKLEELSLSYNKLTTLPEAIGNLQNLREFSASGNHLVSVPTAIGRLSKLEILRLSFNDLTILPDDITQLAKLETLDIGSNMIETLPHNFGKLRSLRFLYIGRNRINEIPESIAGCTRLQELDAAYCGVLRLTNGLSDIRPLENVYIDSRTVPFYQNPRNAFRQKITVVDGSSNVYRPSQ, encoded by the coding sequence ATGCTCCACAGATTATACCTATTGGTAGCTATGATGCTATCGTGCATTGCGGCTATGGCCGGCGGTGTATATAATAATTGGGACGAAGCCCTGGCCGACAGGAGCCAGGTAAGAGCGATCAAAATTCGTTTTAGCAGCACCGACAGTATTCCTGATATATTAGATAAATTCCCTCGTCTTGAGGAACTTGTTTTGAGCAACAATAATATTCGTTCTTTACCACCTTCGTTATACAAGTGCAAAAACCTCAAGAAACTCATTCTTCTCCGCAACAAGCTTGAGTCGGTGCCCGATGATATTGGCAAACTGGAAAAGCTGGAAGAACTCTCACTGAGCTATAACAAACTGACCACGCTTCCTGAAGCTATAGGCAACTTGCAAAACCTGCGCGAATTCAGCGCCTCAGGTAATCATTTAGTCAGCGTTCCGACCGCTATTGGCAGGCTCTCAAAATTGGAGATACTACGTCTTTCGTTCAACGATCTGACCATTCTGCCCGACGACATCACACAGCTGGCAAAACTAGAAACGTTGGATATAGGTAGCAACATGATCGAAACCCTGCCCCACAATTTTGGCAAACTGCGTTCACTCCGTTTCCTTTATATTGGTCGCAATAGAATAAATGAAATACCGGAATCAATAGCCGGATGCACGCGGTTGCAGGAACTGGACGCTGCCTATTGCGGTGTTCTTCGCCTTACTAATGGCCTTTCAGATATTCGTCCGTTGGAAAACGTGTATATCGACAGCCGCACTGTACCATTCTATCAAAACCCAAGAAATGCTTTCAGACAAAAGATCACCGTAGTTGACGGTAGCTCTAATGTCTACAGACCTTCTCAATAG
- a CDS encoding T9SS type A sorting domain-containing protein, translated as MKKFLLVGLSLFTIAASESSFAQATFSFPKDTVKYAVQGYGTEDVHNDIKNETTGQLSLTWKIISESLPTSWETGFGLCDNVLCYGTNILNGTTQTSSPIPASGTMPFKMSMDFTSVVQGSYDFSVSVSDGTYTDTMTFVVEKFPTSVNSVNRTTDGISVYPNPARDELNVKFNANTGINYITLYNMIGKALTVYKVSASNSAKLDIQNVPAGIYFIRLTDAQGRVVGTRKFTRQ; from the coding sequence ATGAAGAAATTTTTACTTGTTGGATTAAGTTTGTTCACTATAGCTGCGTCAGAAAGCAGCTTTGCTCAGGCAACTTTCAGTTTTCCTAAGGATACCGTGAAGTACGCCGTTCAAGGGTATGGCACTGAAGATGTACACAACGATATTAAGAATGAAACTACAGGCCAGCTTAGCCTTACCTGGAAAATAATTTCGGAAAGCCTTCCAACTTCGTGGGAGACCGGTTTCGGGCTTTGCGATAATGTATTGTGCTATGGCACCAACATTCTAAACGGCACAACTCAAACGAGCTCTCCGATACCAGCAAGTGGAACCATGCCATTTAAAATGTCTATGGACTTTACTTCTGTCGTTCAAGGAAGCTACGATTTCTCGGTTAGTGTGTCAGATGGCACTTACACAGACACAATGACTTTTGTTGTTGAGAAGTTCCCTACGTCGGTTAATTCTGTAAACAGGACTACGGATGGTATAAGTGTTTACCCTAACCCTGCACGCGACGAACTGAACGTTAAGTTTAACGCTAATACCGGGATTAATTACATCACGTTATACAATATGATCGGCAAAGCGCTGACTGTTTACAAAGTTTCTGCCTCTAACAGTGCAAAACTTGATATCCAGAACGTGCCTGCTGGCATTTACTTTATCCGTCTTACGGATGCACAGGGTCGAGTAGTTGGAACCCGCAAATTCACTCGTCAATAA
- the rplU gene encoding 50S ribosomal protein L21: MFAIVSIAGQQFKVRKNDELFVHRLEGNAGDKIEFSDVLMTGNEGNIKFAGSAKVQAEIIDHLKGDKVIVFKKKRRKGYQKSNGHRQYLTKIKINDIA, encoded by the coding sequence ATGTTTGCGATAGTAAGTATAGCAGGTCAACAATTCAAGGTTCGTAAAAACGACGAATTGTTTGTTCATCGCCTCGAGGGAAATGCAGGCGATAAGATCGAGTTTTCAGATGTACTGATGACCGGTAATGAGGGTAATATCAAATTTGCTGGTTCAGCAAAGGTTCAGGCTGAGATCATTGATCACCTGAAGGGCGATAAGGTTATCGTTTTCAAGAAGAAACGCCGCAAGGGCTATCAGAAATCGAATGGCCACCGCCAGTATCTGACCAAGATCAAAATAAATGATATTGCTTAA
- a CDS encoding GH3 auxin-responsive promoter family protein has translation MKIKSFLAKPYAAIVSSRIKKNMATAVQDQQAILQQLLKTGSATTFGKDHKLDQVKDHTAYTQAVPIRDYEAFRPYIDQIKDGNQNVLWKGKPMYFAKTSGTTSGAKYIPITKDSIPNHINTARDALLCYMSESGNSAFASGKMIFLSGSPVLERVGGIPTGRLSGIVNHFVPGYLRGNQLPSYETNCIEDWETKLGKIVEETINKDMSLISGIPPWVQMYFDWLQQRSGEKIKNLFPNLQVIVHGGVNFEPYKSKLFETIGGHIDTVETFPASEGFFAFQDTLDKEGLLLNTNSGIFFEFIPAGEIFNENPTRLSLADVKVGENYALIINSNAGLWGYNIGDTVRFVSTDPYRIVVTGRIKHFISAFGEHVIGEEVEHAMLQASKQHHAHIIEFTVAPQIQTRGELPYHEWFVSFEHTPADLDAFAKTIDDSLRKKNIYYNDLITGGILQPLKITPLSKNAFIEYMRSIGKLGGQNKVPRLSNDRKLAEALQQWKQH, from the coding sequence ATGAAGATCAAATCTTTTCTTGCCAAGCCATACGCTGCTATCGTTTCCAGCAGAATAAAAAAGAATATGGCAACCGCCGTGCAGGACCAGCAGGCAATATTGCAACAGCTGCTAAAAACAGGCTCCGCAACCACATTCGGTAAAGATCATAAGTTAGACCAGGTCAAAGACCACACCGCCTATACACAGGCCGTGCCCATCCGCGATTATGAAGCGTTCCGTCCCTATATCGACCAGATAAAGGATGGTAACCAGAATGTGTTGTGGAAAGGCAAGCCTATGTACTTTGCCAAAACGTCGGGCACTACCAGCGGGGCAAAGTATATACCTATTACAAAAGATTCGATCCCTAACCATATCAACACCGCACGCGATGCATTATTATGTTATATGTCCGAAAGCGGCAATTCTGCTTTCGCCAGTGGCAAGATGATCTTCCTGTCGGGCTCGCCAGTGCTGGAGCGTGTAGGTGGCATTCCAACCGGGCGTCTTAGCGGCATTGTCAATCATTTTGTGCCTGGTTATCTGCGGGGCAACCAGTTGCCTTCGTACGAGACCAATTGCATTGAGGACTGGGAAACCAAGCTGGGTAAGATCGTAGAAGAGACTATTAATAAAGACATGTCGCTCATCAGCGGCATACCACCATGGGTGCAGATGTATTTCGACTGGTTGCAGCAACGCAGCGGTGAAAAGATCAAAAACCTGTTCCCCAACCTGCAGGTGATCGTACACGGTGGCGTGAACTTCGAACCGTATAAATCGAAGCTGTTCGAAACCATCGGCGGCCATATAGATACAGTAGAAACTTTCCCCGCATCAGAAGGCTTCTTTGCCTTCCAGGATACATTAGATAAAGAAGGATTGTTGCTCAACACCAACTCAGGCATCTTCTTCGAGTTCATTCCGGCAGGTGAAATATTTAACGAGAATCCTACCCGCCTATCGCTGGCAGATGTAAAGGTGGGCGAGAATTATGCGCTCATCATCAACAGCAATGCCGGACTCTGGGGTTACAACATTGGCGATACCGTTCGCTTCGTAAGCACAGACCCTTACCGCATCGTGGTAACGGGCCGCATCAAGCATTTCATCTCCGCCTTTGGCGAACACGTTATTGGCGAAGAAGTGGAGCATGCTATGCTGCAGGCATCCAAACAACACCATGCACACATCATCGAGTTCACGGTAGCGCCACAGATACAAACCCGGGGAGAATTGCCTTACCACGAATGGTTTGTTTCATTTGAGCATACACCAGCCGACCTGGATGCATTTGCTAAAACAATTGACGACAGCCTGCGCAAAAAGAATATTTACTACAACGACCTGATCACTGGCGGCATTTTACAACCGCTCAAGATCACGCCACTCAGTAAAAATGCTTTTATCGAGTATATGCGCTCTATCGGCAAACTTGGTGGACAGAATAAAGTGCCGCGCCTCAGCAACGACCGTAAGCTTGCTGAAGCACTGCAACAATGGAAACAACATTAG
- the rpmA gene encoding 50S ribosomal protein L27 — MAHKKGEGSVKNGRDSQSKRLGVKIYGGQPAISGNIIVRQRGTVYHPGNNVGLGKDFTIFALTDGIVEFRKTRTKTLVSVKEVSAIAEA, encoded by the coding sequence ATGGCACATAAAAAAGGTGAAGGTAGTGTAAAGAACGGCCGGGACTCGCAAAGTAAGCGTCTTGGTGTTAAGATCTACGGTGGCCAGCCTGCTATTTCAGGCAACATCATCGTACGTCAGCGTGGCACTGTGTACCATCCAGGTAACAACGTAGGTCTGGGTAAAGATTTCACGATCTTTGCATTGACTGATGGTATCGTTGAGTTCCGCAAAACACGTACTAAGACATTAGTATCAGTAAAAGAAGTATCAGCAATCGCCGAAGCCTAA
- a CDS encoding ferredoxin--NADP reductase has product MIPEWQKGIVRSIEDATYNTRRYWIELPGTQRFDFKPGQFVTIDLPIHEQRNKRWRSYSIASAPDGGNVIELVIVLVDGGSGSTYFFEQVKVGTELTLRGPHGVFVLPEPIEKELFMICTGTGIAPFRSMLHYIHENKLTYSKLHLIFGTRTQKDLLYADEMHGFEKLLPSFTYYPTLSREEWDGLRGYVHSVYEALCEKKPDADFMLCGWRNMIDEAKHRILDLGYDKKAIHLELYG; this is encoded by the coding sequence ATGATCCCCGAATGGCAAAAAGGAATTGTTCGTAGCATAGAAGATGCAACGTATAACACCAGGCGTTACTGGATCGAGTTGCCGGGAACACAACGCTTTGATTTTAAGCCCGGCCAGTTCGTTACAATTGACCTGCCTATACACGAGCAGCGTAACAAACGTTGGCGCAGCTACAGCATTGCTTCAGCACCCGATGGTGGCAATGTCATTGAGCTGGTGATCGTACTGGTAGATGGCGGTTCAGGCAGCACTTATTTTTTTGAGCAGGTTAAGGTGGGGACGGAGCTGACGCTGCGTGGTCCTCATGGTGTGTTTGTTTTACCGGAGCCCATTGAGAAAGAGCTGTTCATGATCTGCACCGGAACCGGCATTGCGCCTTTCCGCAGCATGCTGCACTATATTCATGAAAACAAGCTGACATATTCAAAACTGCACCTCATTTTTGGCACGCGCACGCAGAAGGACTTGTTGTATGCCGACGAAATGCATGGATTTGAAAAGCTGCTTCCGTCATTCACTTATTATCCAACATTATCCAGGGAAGAGTGGGATGGCCTGAGAGGGTATGTTCATTCAGTGTATGAAGCGCTCTGCGAAAAAAAGCCTGACGCAGATTTTATGTTGTGCGGCTGGCGCAATATGATCGACGAAGCGAAGCATCGCATCCTGGACCTTGGCTACGATAAAAAGGCCATTCACCTGGAGCTGTATGGTTAA